The Deltaproteobacteria bacterium genomic sequence TCCTCGCGTGGTGCCCGCCACTGCTCGTCATCGCGCCTTGCCGACAACGAAAAATCCTCCGCATATTATGATGCGAATCAACCAGACACCACACTAGAGTGAGGCTGGGGGCCGGCCCGCGCCCTGGGGCCGCGCGCCGTGCTCCGCCGTTACCGTCGTGTGGATGCCGCCGCGGACGTTGAAGTCGCCCTCCACGCTCATGTACTTGGGCGCGCACGCCGCCACCATGTCGTCCAGGATGCGGTTCACCACGTCTTCGTGAAAGGCGCCCTCCCCGCGGTACGACCACAGATAGAGCTTCAACGACAGCAACTCGACACAGCGCGGGCCGGGAACGTAGCGGATGCGGATGGTGGCGAAATCCGGCTGTCCCGTCTTGGGGCACACGCAGGTGAACTCGGGACATTCCATGGCCACCTCATAGTCCCGGTCCTGCCGCGGATTGGGGATGGTTTCAAGCTCCTTGCTGGGTTGCGTCGGCACGATGGTCGCCTTTCAGTCGCCTTTCACTTGGTTTTCCACAAACCTTGACTTGGACCGCCTCGAGCCTCAGACTGCCCCGGCATGAAACTCGACATTCACGTTCCTTCCATCGACGGCGTCGTCCGGGTCGAGATCCGCTCGATCGAGGAAGCCGGCGCGTGGTCCGCGTACCTGGTGCTCATCGGAGGCGCCAACCTCGACGACGCCTGCCTGGTGCTGGCGCGGAAAGGGTTGCCGCTCCGCTTCAACGCCGCCTCGGCCGAGGCCGCCGAGGCCCAAGCCAAGGAATACGTCCAGGCCCACTACCGGGTCTCGCGCATGATCTGGTGAAACGGGGACCAGGACCCCTGGATTCCCGCCTTCCAGGCTGTGTCAAAACCCGTGAGGCAAAAACCCTACGGAACGTCATTCCCGCGGAAGCGGGAATCCAGGGGCGGTGGAGGGGCACTACAGCGGCGTTTCCCCACCTCACCACCCCTGGATTCCCGCTTCCGCGGGAATGACGTATTCGTTATGTGCGTGCCTCACGAGTCTTGACACAGCCTGTTTCGCGGAAATGACGTCAAGTGGTTCGGGTGCCATCCCGGTCGCCCGGAATCAAACACTAGAGAGCCCCGCGCGGCCTGTCAAGTCGCCGGTTCACCGGGTCACTGCCGGTTCTTGCTGGGTGACGCAGTGGATCCCACCCAGCCCCAGGATCAGCGCGCGCGCGTCGATGCCGGCGATTCGCCGACCGGGAAACAGGTCCGCCAGGGTGTCCAGCGCGGTCCGGTCCCTGGGCCCGCCGTAGAGCGGCACCAGCACGACGCCGTTGGCGATGTAGAAGTTGGCGTAGCTCGCGGGCAGCCGCGCGCCGTCGGCCGTCACCGGGTCCGGCTGCGGCAGCGGGACGACGCGGAGTCGCCGGCCGGCCGCGTCCGTGGCGGCGGCCAGACGGCGGTAGTTCTCCTGGAGCGCCTTGTGGTTCTCGTCGGTGGGGTCCGGCTCCACCACGCACACGACCGTCTCCCGGTCCACGAAGCGCGCGAGATTGTCGATGTGCCCGTCGGTATCGTCCCCGGCCATGCCCGCGGGCAGCCAGAGCACGCGCTCAAGTCCCAGCGCCGTCTTCAGCAGCGCCTCGATTGCCGCTCGTTCCCAACCGGGATTGCGGTTGGGATTGAGCAGACACTCCTCGGTGACGAGACAGAGACCGGCGCCGTTGACGTCGACGGAGCCCCCTTCCAGCACGATGTCCGGCATGAACGCGGGCAGCCCCAACGCCTCGTTCAGCTTCCGCGGCACGGCGTCGTCCGCCACGTAGTCCGCGTACTTCAGCCCCCAGGCATTGAATCGCCAGTTGACCAGAGCCAGGGCCGCGGAA encodes the following:
- a CDS encoding agmatine deiminase family protein, which translates into the protein MGRDVRLADPRGAGYRMPAEWAPHAATWLAWPHNHDTWPDHLERVRETWLEMIGALVPGETVHLLVDDASSEAAVAARLRQRGIDAGRVVFHRVPTVDVWIRDYGPTFITRAQPSAALALVNWRFNAWGLKYADYVADDAVPRKLNEALGLPAFMPDIVLEGGSVDVNGAGLCLVTEECLLNPNRNPGWERAAIEALLKTALGLERVLWLPAGMAGDDTDGHIDNLARFVDRETVVCVVEPDPTDENHKALQENYRRLAAATDAAGRRLRVVPLPQPDPVTADGARLPASYANFYIANGVVLVPLYGGPRDRTALDTLADLFPGRRIAGIDARALILGLGGIHCVTQQEPAVTR
- the queF gene encoding preQ(1) synthase; amino-acid sequence: MPTQPSKELETIPNPRQDRDYEVAMECPEFTCVCPKTGQPDFATIRIRYVPGPRCVELLSLKLYLWSYRGEGAFHEDVVNRILDDMVAACAPKYMSVEGDFNVRGGIHTTVTAEHGARPQGAGRPPASL